The Trichosurus vulpecula isolate mTriVul1 chromosome 3, mTriVul1.pri, whole genome shotgun sequence genome includes a window with the following:
- the ASB6 gene encoding ankyrin repeat and SOCS box protein 6 isoform X2 → MSPLPLTLMKMRLLAVSPGLREDNFLLLFSELSCSLFVNTVWRGEQISCFGHKSRHEGVSFLSCKWPQNQAAPCKGECGPWITWDPVTYYTALHIAVLRNQPDMVELLVHHGADINRRDRIHESSPLDLASEEPERLPCLQRLLDLGADVNAADKHGKTALLHALASSDGVQIHNTENIRLLLEGGANVKATTKDGDTVFTCIIFLLGETVGGDKEEARMINRFCFRVTQLLLAHGADPSECPPHESLTNICLKNFKLHFPLLRFLLESGVSYNCSLHGPSCWSGFHIIFERLCSHPGCPEDDSHSELLQKAETVLELMVASSQRIQLPSNFEVNPAGCLAEKIKALYTNLKQLEYCPPPLKHLCRVYIRQQLRPWPVDVKVKALPLPDRLKWYLLIEHSGSNDDDV, encoded by the exons ATGTCGCCTCTCCCATTAACGTTAATGAAAATGCGCCTGCTGGCAGTGAGCCCAGGGCTAAGAGAAGATAATTTCTTGCTGCTTTTCTCTGAGCTGTCTTGCAGTTTATTTGTTAATACCGTGTGGAGAGGAGAGCAGATAAGCTGCTTTGGGCATAAATCACGGCACGAAGGCGTTAGTTTCCTGTCGTGTAAATGGCCACAGAACCAGGCTGCTCCATGCAAAGGAGAATGTGGTCCTTGGATTACATGGG ATCCTGTCACTTACTATACTGCTCTGCACATTGCTGTCCTCCGCAACCAGCCAGACATGGTAGAGCTGCTGGTGCATCATGGGGCTGACATTAACAGGAGAGACCGG ATCCATGAGAGCAGTCCCTTGGACTTGGCCAGTGAGGAACCTGAGCGGCTGCCCTGCTTGCAACGACTTCTGGACCTTGGGGCTGATGTTAATGCAGCTGACAAGCATG gaaagacagctttgcTTCATGCGCTAGCTAGTAGCGATGGGGTCCAAATCCATAACACTGAGAACATCCGGCTCTTGTTGGAAGGAG GAGCAAATGTAAAGGCTACCACCAAAGACGGTGACACAGTCTTTACATGCATCATCTTCCTGCTCGGTGAAACAGTGGGAGGGGACAAAGAGGAGGCCCGTATGATCAACCGGTTCTGCTTCCGTGTTACTCAGCTGCTACTGGCTCATGGAGCAGACCCTAGTGAATGCCCACCCCATGAATCACTCACCAATATCTGCCTCAAGAACTTTAAACTACACTTTCCACTCCTGCGCTTCCTTCTGGAATCTGGAGTCTCCTATAATTGCTCCCTCCATGGCCCATCTTGCTGGTCTGGCTTCCATATTATCTTTGAGAGACTCTGTTCCCACCCAGGCTGCCCTGAAGATGACAGCCACTCTGAACTCCTGcagaaagcagagactgtcttggaGCTCATGGTAGCTAGTTCCCAGAGAATTCAGCTGCCTAGCAACTTTGAGGTCAACCCTGCTGGCTGCCTGGCCGAAAAGATTAAGGCCCTCTACACTAACTTGAAGCAACTAGAATACTGTCCCCCACCCCTTAAGCATTTGTGCCGTGTATACATTCGCCAACAGCTTCGACCTTGGCCTGTGGACGTCAAGGTCAAGGCCCTACCTCTTCCGGACAGGCTAAAGTGGTATCTTCTCATTGAGCACAGTGGTTCTAATGATGACGACGTCTGA
- the ASB6 gene encoding ankyrin repeat and SOCS box protein 6 isoform X1, producing MPFLHGFRRIIFEYQPLVDTILGSLGIQDPDRQDSMESPTYLADDGSRVLVLNELLEREAHSPFYQEGVSYSLLKMAELGLTHAADTLLQNGANLNFEDPVTYYTALHIAVLRNQPDMVELLVHHGADINRRDRIHESSPLDLASEEPERLPCLQRLLDLGADVNAADKHGKTALLHALASSDGVQIHNTENIRLLLEGGANVKATTKDGDTVFTCIIFLLGETVGGDKEEARMINRFCFRVTQLLLAHGADPSECPPHESLTNICLKNFKLHFPLLRFLLESGVSYNCSLHGPSCWSGFHIIFERLCSHPGCPEDDSHSELLQKAETVLELMVASSQRIQLPSNFEVNPAGCLAEKIKALYTNLKQLEYCPPPLKHLCRVYIRQQLRPWPVDVKVKALPLPDRLKWYLLIEHSGSNDDDV from the exons ATGCCCTTTCTACATGGCTTCCGGAGGATCATTTTTGAGTACCAGCCTTTGGTAGATACAATTTTGGGATCTCTGGGGATACAAGATCCTGACAGACAGGACAGTATGGAGAG CCCAACTTACCTGGCTGATGATGGAAGTCGGGTCCTTGTTCTCAATGAGCTGTTGGAGAGGGAGGCGCATTCTCCCTTTTACCAGGAAGGTGTGAGCTATTCCTTGCTGAAGATGGCAGAGCTTGGGCTGACACATGCAGCTGATACCCTGTTGCAGAATGGAGCCAACCTCAACTTTGAAG ATCCTGTCACTTACTATACTGCTCTGCACATTGCTGTCCTCCGCAACCAGCCAGACATGGTAGAGCTGCTGGTGCATCATGGGGCTGACATTAACAGGAGAGACCGG ATCCATGAGAGCAGTCCCTTGGACTTGGCCAGTGAGGAACCTGAGCGGCTGCCCTGCTTGCAACGACTTCTGGACCTTGGGGCTGATGTTAATGCAGCTGACAAGCATG gaaagacagctttgcTTCATGCGCTAGCTAGTAGCGATGGGGTCCAAATCCATAACACTGAGAACATCCGGCTCTTGTTGGAAGGAG GAGCAAATGTAAAGGCTACCACCAAAGACGGTGACACAGTCTTTACATGCATCATCTTCCTGCTCGGTGAAACAGTGGGAGGGGACAAAGAGGAGGCCCGTATGATCAACCGGTTCTGCTTCCGTGTTACTCAGCTGCTACTGGCTCATGGAGCAGACCCTAGTGAATGCCCACCCCATGAATCACTCACCAATATCTGCCTCAAGAACTTTAAACTACACTTTCCACTCCTGCGCTTCCTTCTGGAATCTGGAGTCTCCTATAATTGCTCCCTCCATGGCCCATCTTGCTGGTCTGGCTTCCATATTATCTTTGAGAGACTCTGTTCCCACCCAGGCTGCCCTGAAGATGACAGCCACTCTGAACTCCTGcagaaagcagagactgtcttggaGCTCATGGTAGCTAGTTCCCAGAGAATTCAGCTGCCTAGCAACTTTGAGGTCAACCCTGCTGGCTGCCTGGCCGAAAAGATTAAGGCCCTCTACACTAACTTGAAGCAACTAGAATACTGTCCCCCACCCCTTAAGCATTTGTGCCGTGTATACATTCGCCAACAGCTTCGACCTTGGCCTGTGGACGTCAAGGTCAAGGCCCTACCTCTTCCGGACAGGCTAAAGTGGTATCTTCTCATTGAGCACAGTGGTTCTAATGATGACGACGTCTGA